One window of Acidobacteriota bacterium genomic DNA carries:
- a CDS encoding RNA polymerase sigma factor, with translation MRMRRPDFDAAVATHGRRVFTLALYLLADQEEAEDVTQEVLIRFWRRGHEVAPERIGGWLARVTKNACFDEMRKSRRRSGNTESISDSVNLEPQDSAADPERLAGMSQLGGRIVRALGMLPEAQRCVVILREIQGLSYREISQALDISESNVRVTLHRGRRRLREELREVHDHVAAC, from the coding sequence ATGCGGATGAGGCGACCGGATTTCGACGCCGCAGTGGCGACTCACGGACGACGGGTGTTCACGCTCGCGTTGTATCTGCTCGCAGATCAAGAGGAGGCGGAGGACGTGACCCAGGAAGTGTTGATCCGGTTCTGGCGGAGAGGGCACGAGGTGGCCCCGGAGAGGATCGGGGGCTGGCTCGCCCGGGTCACGAAGAATGCGTGCTTCGACGAAATGCGGAAGAGCCGCCGAAGATCGGGGAATACCGAGTCGATCTCCGATAGCGTCAATCTCGAACCACAGGACTCGGCAGCGGACCCCGAACGTTTGGCAGGAATGTCACAGCTCGGCGGACGGATAGTCAGAGCCCTCGGGATGCTCCCGGAGGCGCAACGCTGCGTCGTCATACTCCGAGAAATCCAGGGTTTGTCCTACCGCGAAATCAGCCAGGCTCTCGACATCTCCGAGAGCAACGTCCGAGTCACGCTCCACCGCGGGCGCCGCAGGTTGCGGGAAGAGCTGAGGGAGGTGCACGACCATGTCGCAGCATGTTGA
- a CDS encoding tetratricopeptide repeat protein gives MAGAAAVRMISVSLLTAAFACGVSQTPTTPRVDTSKIPMTTSSELARDAFLKGRWLFDNLRVTDAHEYFLKAVEADPQFALAHLRVANTAATNQEFFEALRRAIEHSGNASGGERLLIGAFEAAVAGDPETQQAKLEALVALFPNDERAHNAIGNFFFFNQQDYERAISAFKAAIEVNPEFAQPYNQLGYALRFIGDFEGAEKAFQRYAELIPDQPNPYDSYAELLMRMGRFEESIERYKKALAIEPTFIASYIGIGNDQIFMGLFEDARSTFTGIEDIARNDAERRQACTWRAASYLHEGDFENALIEIDRRYDIAAETDDRTAMSADLNTTANILLFSGRIDEAAETYDLQLEMMQSSDAIDEIKEGTVRNRKWDLARVALAEFDLATASELASEYRQQVAEHNIRFEVQRTHELEGMIALAEGNFAEALEQFEQANQQNPQVWLLKARAYAATGDSVNGRSACEHVVHFNQINFNLAYVRKTARGLLETF, from the coding sequence GTGGCAGGAGCAGCAGCGGTTCGGATGATCTCGGTGAGTCTGTTGACTGCGGCGTTTGCCTGCGGCGTGTCACAAACTCCGACAACCCCCAGGGTGGACACCAGCAAGATCCCGATGACGACCTCCTCGGAACTGGCGCGCGACGCCTTTTTGAAAGGACGCTGGCTGTTCGACAATCTTCGCGTCACAGACGCTCACGAGTACTTCCTGAAGGCGGTCGAAGCAGATCCCCAATTCGCCCTTGCCCACCTGCGAGTTGCAAACACCGCAGCCACCAACCAGGAGTTCTTCGAGGCGTTGCGGCGTGCGATCGAACATAGTGGCAATGCGAGCGGCGGAGAGAGACTGCTGATCGGCGCATTCGAGGCGGCAGTGGCCGGAGATCCCGAAACCCAGCAGGCCAAGCTCGAAGCTCTCGTTGCATTATTCCCGAACGACGAACGGGCGCACAACGCGATCGGGAACTTCTTCTTTTTCAACCAGCAGGATTACGAGCGTGCGATTTCTGCCTTCAAGGCTGCAATCGAGGTCAATCCGGAATTTGCCCAGCCGTACAACCAGCTCGGCTATGCCCTTCGGTTCATCGGTGATTTCGAGGGGGCCGAGAAGGCTTTCCAGCGATACGCCGAGCTCATTCCGGACCAGCCCAACCCTTATGATTCGTACGCCGAACTGCTGATGAGGATGGGCCGTTTCGAAGAGTCTATCGAGCGCTACAAAAAGGCGCTTGCGATTGAACCCACTTTTATCGCCTCGTACATCGGAATCGGCAATGACCAAATTTTCATGGGCCTGTTCGAAGATGCACGTTCCACATTCACAGGTATCGAAGACATCGCTCGCAACGACGCAGAGCGCCGCCAAGCCTGCACATGGAGGGCGGCCAGCTATCTGCACGAGGGTGATTTCGAAAACGCGCTTATCGAAATCGACAGGCGATACGACATCGCAGCCGAAACCGATGATCGGACCGCCATGTCGGCCGATCTCAACACCACTGCCAACATTCTGCTTTTTTCCGGCCGGATCGATGAAGCGGCGGAGACATACGATTTGCAGCTCGAAATGATGCAGAGCTCAGACGCAATTGACGAGATCAAGGAGGGTACCGTACGAAACCGGAAGTGGGATCTCGCTCGAGTTGCGCTCGCCGAATTCGACCTCGCGACAGCGTCCGAACTCGCCAGCGAGTATCGCCAGCAGGTCGCCGAACACAATATCCGATTCGAAGTCCAGCGCACGCACGAACTCGAAGGAATGATCGCTCTGGCCGAAGGCAACTTCGCGGAAGCGTTGGAACAGTTCGAGCAGGCCAACCAACAGAACCCGCAGGTCTGGCTGCTCAAGGCCCGCGCCTACGCCGCAACCGGTGACAGTGTAAACGGGCGATCTGCATGCGAACACGTCGTTCATTTCAATCAGATCAATTTCAATCTGGCGTACGTTCGCAAAACCGCTCGCGGATTACTTGAAACGTTTTGA